The following proteins are co-located in the Solanum pennellii chromosome 1, SPENNV200 genome:
- the LOC107004346 gene encoding bZIP transcription factor 11-like: protein MASSSGTSSGSSFIQNSGSEEDLQQLMDQRKRKRMISNRESARRSRMRKQKHLDDLMSQVTNLRKENNQILTSMNVTTQHYLNVEAENSILRAQLSELSRRLESLNEIIAVLDANNGLVMDHNEPYSFNFAQNDIMFDGFNVTNSWNYLSANQPIMTADVLQY from the coding sequence ATGGCTTCGTCAAGTGGTACATCATCAGGTTCATCGTTTATACAAAACTCGGGTTCAGAAGAAGATCTTCAGCAATTAATGGATCAGaggaagagaaaaagaatgatatCGAATCGAGAATCGGCAAGAAGATCAAGAATGAGAAAACAGAAACATTTGGATGATTTGATGAGTCAAGtaacaaatttaagaaaagaaaataatcagATTTTGACAAGTATGAATGTTACCACGCAACATTATCTTAACGTTGAAGCTGAAAATTCAATATTGAGGGCTCAATTAAGTGAACTTAGCCGTAGGCTTGAGTCACTTAATGAAATCATTGCAGTTTTGGATGCAAACAATGGACTTGTCATGGACCACAATGAGCCTTATAGCTTCAATTTTGCACAAAATGACATTATGTTTGATGGGTTCAACGTGACCAATTCTTGGAATTATCTATCTGCCAATCAACCCATTATGACTGCCGATGTCTTGCAGTACTGA